The genomic interval GGGCCCCAAATGGTCGGCGGGTCGGCAGGAGAAACCGACCTGCTAGTAACTTACACCTACAATATTGCCTTCCGCGATTCCGGCACGAACTACGGCTTGGCCGCCGCAATCGCCACCCTCCTCTTCATCCTGGTCGGGGCTCTGGCCTGGGTGAACCTCAGGATGACCCGACGCCAGGTGAAAATATGAAAAGGATCACTCCCGAACCGCAAACGCCGGCTGCAAACCGGGAACCGGTTGCACCCCAACTGCAAGAACCGGCCGGAGCAGGGGAAGCATCAGCTGTTCCCGCACCAACCGCCGCGCGCGGAAAGCTCAAACCGGAACAGAAATCCATAATCCGGCACGTGGTTTCCCACGTGATCCTGATCAGCTTGCTGGTGCTGGTCCTCGTGCCCTACATCATGGTGGTTTCAGCTTCCTTCCGCCGCGGCAATTACGCCCCGAGCGGATTGTTCCCCGACAAGGTCAGCCTGGAACATTGGAAGTACGTCCTGGGCATCCCTTATCAGGAAATTGCCAATCCGGCTACCGGCGAAACCCACGTGGTCCAGGCCGAAACCCCGCCGCTACTCTGGTTCTGGAACTCCATCAAAGTGTCGTCGATCGCGTCTGCCGCCATCATTCTGCTGTCGGGAACGGCGGCTTACGCCTTCGCCCGGCTTAAATTCAAATTCAAGTCGGTCACCTTAAGTTCCTTGCTGATCCTGCAAATGTTTCCCATGGTGCTCGCGTTGGTCGCCATTTATTCCATCCTCGATTTCCTGGGTCAATACGTCCGGTGGCTGGGCCTCAACACCCAACCGGGTCTGATCCTGGTCTACCTCGGTGGCATTTCAGGTTATATCTGGATGATCAAAGGCTACTTCGAGACGATCCCGGAAAGCATGGAGGAATCGGCTCGTATCGATGGCGCCTCTCAGTTTCAGACGTTCATGCGGATCCTGCTGCCGATGAGTCTGCCCATTTTTGCGGTGGTCTTTATCCTGTCATTTATCGCGTTCATGTCGGAATACCCCGTGGCCTCGATCGTCCTGCAGGCGCGCAGTAACTGGACCTTGGCAGTCGGGGCCAATTCCTTCCTGGCGGAGCACGAAAAGCTCTGGGGCCGGTTTTCGGCTCTGGCTGTCCTGAGCGGCCTGCCTATCACCGTGATGTTCCTGCTGTGCCAGAAGTTTATCGTCGGCGGTTTAACGTCCGGCGGCGCCAAGGAATGAACGGGGCCTTTCCAAGCGGCATCAAGAAACATCCCGAAAGAACGCAACGTCTTCTACTACCATTTAGACCGTTGTCTTGGTCGAATTCCGGCGGGATTTCAGCCCCGAAAGGGCAGTTTCCTAGGGTAAACCCTGGGTTTCCGCTAAGTTCTCACGGCCCGTTGGGCCTGAAACCGTGGTAGGGGCGCGGAGCGTCCGGCAGCACCCCCTCCGCCGGAATTCCGCCCGAATAACCGTCTACATGGTATAGCTCCATTCCCCGGCCCGGGATCGCTTGGCATGATGATCATACAGGACCCCTTTCTCGCGGCCGGCTCGCAGGTTGGGCGCGATCATTCATCGTACGCGTTGAATTGCCGGCCTGCTCTCCGGTTGCACTCCTGGATCCATGGAGAAACGGCTACTAGGTAATTCCGGACTTGAAGTGCCGGTGGTCGGCATGGGTACCTGGCGAACCTTCAACGTGCGCGGCTCCGCACCGGAATCTAATGCCTGCGCGGTGGTCGACCACGCGTTGGCGGTCCGGGCAAACTTTTTTGATTCGTCTCCGATGTACGGGGAAGCGGAACGTGTGTTGGGGAGGGCACTTGAGGGGCGAAGAGACGCGGCCATCGTGGCCACAAAGGTCTGGGCGGGCTCACCCGCGGAAGGCCGCGCGCAGATCAAGCGGGCTATGCTGTTTTTTGGCGGACGCATCGATCTCTACCAAATCCATAATCTGGTGAGTTGGCGCGATCACCTGCCGGTCTTGGAAAAACTGAAAGAGTCAGGGCAAGTCGCTGCCATCGGGGCAACGCA from Verrucomicrobiota bacterium carries:
- the malG gene encoding maltose ABC transporter permease MalG, whose product is MKRITPEPQTPAANREPVAPQLQEPAGAGEASAVPAPTAARGKLKPEQKSIIRHVVSHVILISLLVLVLVPYIMVVSASFRRGNYAPSGLFPDKVSLEHWKYVLGIPYQEIANPATGETHVVQAETPPLLWFWNSIKVSSIASAAIILLSGTAAYAFARLKFKFKSVTLSSLLILQMFPMVLALVAIYSILDFLGQYVRWLGLNTQPGLILVYLGGISGYIWMIKGYFETIPESMEESARIDGASQFQTFMRILLPMSLPIFAVVFILSFIAFMSEYPVASIVLQARSNWTLAVGANSFLAEHEKLWGRFSALAVLSGLPITVMFLLCQKFIVGGLTSGGAKE
- a CDS encoding aldo/keto reductase, giving the protein MEKRLLGNSGLEVPVVGMGTWRTFNVRGSAPESNACAVVDHALAVRANFFDSSPMYGEAERVLGRALEGRRDAAIVATKVWAGSPAEGRAQIKRAMLFFGGRIDLYQIHNLVSWRDHLPVLEKLKESGQVAAIGATHYSAGAFGDLAGVMRTGRITAVQIPYNPVQREVESTILPLAAELGLGVVVMRPFGEGALMRRVPPETDLKPLAAFGVRSWPQALLKWILSDPRCHVAIPATLNPGRMDENAGAGSPPWFGPDERAYVSRLSGRI